The following coding sequences lie in one Rhodothermales bacterium genomic window:
- a CDS encoding M3 family metallopeptidase translates to MATQADAATNPLLQFEGLPAFESIKPEHVVPAITSLIDRLEKELDALEHAYKPTWEGLILPLERLEMPFEYAWGPIHHLLNVMNSTELRAAHEEVQPAVVSLSLRMRQSAPIYEGLAALQSGPEWAKLDEGQRRVVELRLRSARHAGVALEGDAKARFTAIEQELSKLTTDFSNHVLDATKAFELIVTDAADTDGWPASLKHLAAASYAQARPDEGIQPDAQKGPWRITLDFPSFGPFMQHSRRRDQRKTVYLAYITRASDGPLDNRGIIERILTLRQEKARLLGFDTYAELSLDAKMAPDVDAVFTMLDELKGASLRHARKDLDELRDLAKANGQTEPVAHWDLAFWSERLQEQRFQFTDEELRPYFPLERVLEGLFGVCERLFGITVREVANQPNRWHKDVRFYDVLNEAGQVVASFFLDPYSRPENKRGGAWMDNCLDRRWIDGKLRTPVVHLCCNGTPPVGDTPSLMSFREVETLFHEFGHGLQGMLTTVDYVDVAGINGVEWDAVELASQFMENWCYHKPTLTGMTAHYQTGAPLPDALFEKLCAARTFRSGSVMLRQLLFGATDMTLHHRYHPGEGKSAFDVYKTIAKDLAVLPPLEEDRFLCSFSHIFAGGYAAGYYSYKWAEVLSADAFAAFEEAGLDDDAAVRRLGRTYRDTILALGGSRHPMAVFTAFRGREPSTHALLRHAGLTNGEAAAKAG, encoded by the coding sequence ATGGCCACGCAAGCCGACGCCGCCACCAACCCGCTTCTCCAGTTCGAAGGGCTTCCCGCCTTCGAATCCATCAAGCCGGAGCACGTCGTGCCGGCCATCACCAGCCTCATCGACCGGCTCGAAAAGGAGCTGGATGCGCTCGAACATGCGTATAAGCCGACCTGGGAAGGCCTGATTCTTCCCCTGGAGCGGCTGGAAATGCCCTTCGAATACGCCTGGGGGCCCATCCATCACCTGCTCAACGTGATGAATTCGACCGAACTGCGCGCCGCGCACGAGGAGGTCCAGCCGGCGGTCGTCTCCCTCTCGCTGCGGATGCGGCAGAGCGCGCCGATCTACGAAGGCCTCGCGGCGCTGCAATCCGGCCCCGAATGGGCGAAGCTCGACGAGGGACAGCGGCGGGTCGTCGAACTCCGCCTGCGGTCGGCCCGCCACGCCGGCGTCGCCCTCGAAGGCGACGCAAAGGCCCGCTTCACGGCCATCGAGCAGGAGCTGTCGAAGCTCACGACCGACTTCTCCAACCACGTGCTCGACGCCACCAAGGCGTTTGAACTGATCGTCACCGACGCGGCCGACACCGACGGCTGGCCGGCCAGCCTCAAGCACCTCGCCGCCGCCTCCTACGCCCAGGCCCGGCCCGACGAGGGCATCCAGCCCGATGCCCAAAAGGGCCCGTGGCGCATCACGCTGGATTTCCCCAGCTTCGGTCCGTTCATGCAGCACAGCCGCCGGCGGGATCAGCGGAAAACGGTCTACCTCGCCTACATCACCCGCGCGTCCGACGGCCCGCTGGACAACCGCGGCATCATCGAGCGCATCCTCACGCTCCGCCAGGAAAAGGCGCGCCTGCTCGGGTTCGACACCTATGCCGAACTCAGCCTCGACGCCAAGATGGCCCCGGACGTCGACGCCGTCTTCACGATGCTCGACGAGCTGAAGGGCGCCTCCCTGCGCCATGCGCGAAAGGATCTGGACGAGTTGCGGGATCTCGCGAAAGCCAACGGTCAGACGGAGCCGGTGGCGCACTGGGACCTCGCGTTCTGGAGCGAACGGCTGCAGGAGCAGCGCTTTCAGTTCACCGACGAAGAGCTGAGACCCTATTTCCCCCTCGAACGCGTGCTGGAGGGCCTCTTCGGCGTCTGCGAACGCCTGTTCGGCATCACCGTGCGGGAAGTGGCGAACCAGCCGAACCGCTGGCACAAGGACGTGCGGTTTTACGACGTCCTGAACGAAGCCGGCCAGGTCGTCGCCTCGTTTTTCCTCGACCCCTACTCGCGCCCGGAAAACAAACGCGGCGGCGCGTGGATGGACAACTGCCTCGATCGCCGGTGGATCGACGGAAAGCTGCGGACGCCGGTGGTGCACCTCTGCTGCAACGGCACCCCGCCGGTGGGCGACACCCCATCCCTGATGAGCTTCCGGGAAGTCGAAACCCTGTTCCACGAGTTCGGACACGGCCTGCAGGGCATGCTGACGACGGTGGACTACGTCGACGTCGCCGGCATCAACGGCGTCGAGTGGGACGCGGTCGAGCTGGCCAGCCAGTTTATGGAGAACTGGTGCTACCACAAGCCGACCCTCACCGGCATGACGGCGCATTACCAGACCGGCGCGCCGCTGCCCGACGCGCTGTTCGAAAAACTCTGCGCCGCGCGCACCTTCCGCTCGGGCTCCGTGATGCTCCGCCAGCTCCTTTTCGGAGCGACCGACATGACGCTGCACCACCGCTATCATCCCGGCGAGGGCAAGAGCGCGTTCGACGTATACAAAACCATCGCGAAGGACCTCGCGGTGCTTCCTCCGCTGGAGGAAGACCGCTTCCTGTGCAGTTTCTCGCACATCTTCGCCGGCGGGTACGCGGCCGGCTACTACAGCTACAAGTGGGCCGAGGTGCTCAGCGCCGACGCCTTCGCCGCCTTCGAGGAAGCCGGCCTGGACGACGACGCGGCCGTGCGCCGGCTGGGGCGCACCTACCGGGACACCATCCTGGCGCTCGGCGGAAGCCGGCACCCGATGGCCGTGTTCACGGCGTTCCGGGGGCGCGAGCCGTCCACCCACGCCCTGTTGCGGCATGCGGGGCTCACCAACGGCGAGGCCGCGGCGAAGGCCGGCTGA
- a CDS encoding copper homeostasis protein CutC: MPRNAPVIIEVCVDSVESAVAAHEAGADRLELNAALELGGLTPPPGLVAEVLAATPLPVVAMVRPRAGDFVYSPAEARVIRRDAEALLAAGVAGLAVGFLSPSGAVDRDLTLAITALAGERDVVFHRAFDITPSLDAALDTLVDLGVRRVLTSGGADSAIAGIPALAGLVERAATRIEVLAGAGINAANVRRLVDETGCTQVHGTFRAPGGASEPIPFGLAAFRVPPAAGSSADEIRKVRRALGPANLADR, from the coding sequence ATGCCCCGAAACGCCCCTGTTATCATCGAAGTCTGTGTCGACAGCGTGGAGAGCGCCGTGGCGGCGCACGAGGCCGGTGCGGATCGGCTGGAGTTGAACGCCGCGCTCGAGCTGGGCGGCCTGACCCCGCCGCCGGGTCTCGTCGCCGAAGTGCTGGCCGCGACGCCGCTTCCGGTGGTCGCGATGGTGCGGCCGCGCGCCGGCGATTTCGTATACAGTCCGGCCGAGGCCCGCGTCATCCGGCGCGATGCCGAGGCGCTGCTGGCCGCCGGCGTCGCCGGCCTGGCGGTCGGCTTCCTCTCCCCCTCAGGCGCCGTCGACCGCGATTTAACTCTTGCAATAACAGCATTAGCGGGCGAGCGGGACGTCGTCTTCCACCGGGCCTTCGACATCACGCCGTCGCTCGACGCCGCCCTGGATACGCTCGTCGACCTCGGCGTGCGCCGCGTGCTCACGTCCGGCGGGGCAGACTCGGCCATCGCCGGCATCCCCGCGCTCGCCGGCCTCGTCGAACGCGCGGCCACCCGCATCGAAGTTCTGGCCGGGGCGGGGATTAACGCCGCCAACGTGCGCCGGCTCGTCGACGAAACCGGATGCACGCAGGTGCACGGCACGTTCCGCGCGCCGGGCGGCGCGAGCGAACCCATCCCCTTCGGGCTGGCTGCCTTTCGCGTGCCGCCGGCCGCTGGATCCAGCGCCGACGAGATCCGGAAGGTGCGGCGGGCGCTCGGGCCGGCCAATCTCGCGGATCGCTGA
- a CDS encoding DUF547 domain-containing protein: MRSQSFKQAVYTAGEETKIGPSWPAILLLGACLLALTGCTSGRFDLITARDPVRAPERFDHGAFDTILGAYVRDGLVDYAGLKASGQLDAYLEDLAETDPANMNEPDQLAFWLNAYNALTLKLIVENYPTKSILRLAPRGVRGIPFIVPKVNTPFKVSVGQVAGVTRTLDEIEHTIIRPTFAEPRVHFALVCAAMSCPPLREEAYAGERLDAQLDDQGRRFLHDEAKNQVPVSDDAVALSKIFKWFEADFGGSEAAVQQFIARYFDGDVGARLEAGGYRVDYLGYDWTLNDQSAGE; the protein is encoded by the coding sequence ATGCGATCGCAATCATTCAAACAGGCCGTTTATACCGCAGGCGAGGAAACGAAGATCGGTCCGTCATGGCCGGCCATCCTGCTGCTCGGCGCGTGTCTGCTCGCCCTGACCGGCTGCACGAGCGGTCGTTTCGACCTGATCACGGCGCGGGACCCCGTCCGCGCTCCGGAACGGTTCGATCATGGGGCGTTCGATACGATCCTCGGGGCCTATGTTCGGGATGGGCTTGTGGATTACGCCGGGCTCAAGGCGTCCGGTCAGCTGGATGCCTATCTGGAGGATCTGGCCGAAACCGATCCCGCCAACATGAACGAGCCCGATCAGCTCGCGTTCTGGCTCAACGCCTATAACGCCCTCACGTTGAAGCTCATCGTCGAGAACTATCCGACAAAGAGCATCCTCCGCCTGGCCCCCCGGGGCGTCCGGGGCATCCCGTTCATCGTCCCGAAGGTCAACACCCCGTTCAAGGTGAGCGTGGGGCAGGTGGCGGGCGTCACCCGCACGCTGGACGAGATCGAACATACGATCATCCGGCCGACATTTGCCGAGCCCCGCGTCCATTTCGCGCTCGTCTGCGCCGCGATGAGCTGCCCTCCGTTGCGCGAGGAGGCCTACGCCGGCGAGCGGCTGGATGCGCAGCTTGACGACCAGGGCCGGCGATTCCTGCACGATGAGGCCAAAAACCAGGTCCCGGTGTCGGATGACGCCGTCGCGCTGTCCAAGATTTTCAAATGGTTCGAGGCCGATTTCGGCGGGAGCGAGGCCGCCGTTCAGCAATTCATCGCGCGCTATTTCGACGGCGACGTCGGGGCCCGGCTGGAGGCCGGCGGCTACCGGGTGGATTACCTGGGTTACGACTGGACGCTGAACGATCAGTCGGCCGGCGAATAG
- a CDS encoding ThuA domain-containing protein, translating into MTRPRITFVLLLALAVGCAQPDAAPPAESGTSAIRALLVGGGSSHDFDRWFNQEDIATLRKAGIDIVYTSDPSAIPTAVDTLDVLVLSTNQPVDDGATRAAIEAFAAAGKGLVLYHPAVWINWKDWPAYNRDLVGGGASSHGPYGAFTVTIQNTTHPITLGVPATFSLDDELYRFAVAADGPGIDVLATGHEAASGTDFPVLWTVRHPTARIVGLTLGHDGAAHELPAFRQLLTNSVRWAAGRE; encoded by the coding sequence ATGACCCGTCCTCGCATCACTTTCGTCCTCCTGCTCGCCCTCGCCGTCGGCTGCGCCCAACCCGACGCGGCGCCGCCGGCGGAATCCGGCACGTCCGCCATCCGCGCCCTCCTCGTCGGCGGCGGGTCCTCGCACGACTTCGACCGCTGGTTCAACCAGGAAGACATCGCCACCCTTCGGAAAGCAGGCATCGACATCGTCTACACCAGCGACCCGTCCGCCATCCCGACGGCCGTCGACACCCTGGATGTCCTCGTCCTTTCCACGAACCAGCCGGTCGACGACGGCGCGACGCGCGCGGCGATCGAGGCCTTCGCCGCGGCGGGCAAGGGGCTCGTCCTCTACCACCCGGCCGTCTGGATCAACTGGAAAGACTGGCCGGCCTACAACCGCGACCTCGTCGGCGGCGGCGCATCGAGCCACGGTCCCTACGGCGCCTTCACGGTCACCATCCAGAACACGACACACCCGATCACGCTCGGCGTGCCGGCCACGTTTTCGCTCGACGACGAACTGTACCGCTTCGCCGTCGCCGCCGACGGTCCGGGCATCGACGTGCTCGCCACGGGGCACGAAGCCGCCTCCGGCACCGATTTCCCCGTCCTGTGGACCGTGCGCCACCCCACCGCGCGCATCGTGGGGCTCACGCTGGGGCACGACGGCGCGGCGCACGAGCTGCCGGCGTTTCGCCAGCTGCTGACGAACAGTGTTCGATGGGCCGCTGGCAGGGAATGA
- a CDS encoding DUF3857 domain-containing transglutaminase family protein: MRIVRRTLPYFLLLLLAATASAQSPPYRIADVPAWVDIAPLPDPDPIPVNEISDGLYYLRLDEQDRVEGRQLDVFEHTAYAIVNTQGIQNGSQIAIEFDPTYQALTLHFVRIRRNGQTIDRLDPKSVSILQRETELEYLIFDGTLTASIILEDVQAGDIVEYAYTTSGDNPIFEGMYSSGFTTQFGIPVKEVTYRLLWPADRPLHIRSLGAQVEPQITLNGGSKEYRWRMTDVPALVVDDQLPYWYNPYPWIQLSEWESWEAVASWGLSLFDRVDKPSEALRREVDRIRDRYPSPKERMAAALRFAQDEIRYMGIEIGVNSHEPRSPAEVIQKRFGDCKDKSLLLVAMLRELGIEAHPVLVNTIDAKEMDGWLPAAGLFDHAIVRATLNDTTFWYDPTSTLQRGTADAVFQPDYDQVLVLEPGATALTRMNPPVSEEPLDDISEEFDLRQGLDRPAMYTIRSTFRGESADYMRNLFAEQSRQELERDYLNYYADLYPHIRSAGEMQLEDDETTNIVRLTERYTIDSLWTDEEGLGHRSAFFYPLEFSALLEKPASRIRTMPFGISHPVFTSQTTRVLLPEPWPIEPDEAVVDDPAFRYTHRIGYRDNVVTITHTLQTKTDAVPADGVAGYLRNVERVEENLGYELTRGGHLPDGTWAWVFGLLAGAGLLAGTLVYAARRARKRNGKG; encoded by the coding sequence ATGCGCATCGTACGACGGACGCTTCCGTATTTTCTTCTCCTCCTTCTGGCCGCGACCGCCTCGGCGCAGTCGCCGCCCTACCGCATCGCCGACGTGCCGGCGTGGGTAGATATCGCCCCGCTGCCGGATCCCGATCCGATCCCCGTCAACGAAATCAGCGACGGTCTGTATTACCTCCGTCTCGACGAGCAGGACCGCGTCGAGGGCCGGCAGCTCGATGTCTTCGAGCACACGGCGTATGCCATCGTCAACACGCAGGGCATCCAGAACGGATCGCAGATCGCGATCGAGTTTGACCCGACGTACCAGGCGTTGACGCTGCATTTCGTCCGCATCCGGCGGAACGGACAGACGATCGACCGGCTCGATCCGAAGAGTGTGAGCATCCTGCAGCGCGAGACCGAGCTCGAATACCTGATCTTCGACGGCACGTTGACGGCCTCCATCATTCTGGAAGACGTCCAGGCCGGCGACATCGTGGAGTACGCCTACACCACGAGCGGTGACAACCCCATCTTCGAGGGGATGTACTCGAGCGGATTCACGACCCAATTCGGGATTCCCGTCAAGGAGGTCACATACCGCCTGCTCTGGCCGGCCGACAGGCCGCTGCACATCCGCAGCCTCGGCGCGCAGGTCGAACCCCAGATCACGTTGAACGGAGGATCGAAAGAATACCGCTGGCGCATGACGGACGTGCCGGCGCTGGTCGTCGACGACCAGTTACCGTACTGGTACAACCCGTATCCGTGGATCCAGCTCAGCGAATGGGAGAGCTGGGAAGCCGTAGCCAGCTGGGGCTTATCGCTTTTCGACCGGGTGGATAAACCCTCTGAGGCGCTGCGCCGGGAGGTGGATCGCATCCGCGACCGCTACCCGTCGCCGAAGGAACGCATGGCCGCGGCGCTGCGGTTCGCGCAGGACGAGATCCGCTACATGGGTATCGAGATCGGCGTCAACTCCCATGAGCCCCGCTCGCCGGCCGAGGTGATCCAGAAACGTTTCGGGGACTGCAAGGACAAGTCGCTCCTCCTCGTCGCCATGCTCCGCGAACTGGGCATCGAGGCCCATCCGGTGCTCGTGAACACCATCGACGCAAAAGAAATGGATGGATGGCTACCGGCGGCCGGCCTGTTCGACCACGCCATCGTACGCGCCACGCTCAACGACACCACGTTCTGGTACGACCCCACCAGCACCCTCCAGCGAGGCACCGCCGACGCGGTTTTTCAGCCGGATTACGACCAGGTGCTCGTCCTCGAGCCCGGCGCGACCGCCCTGACCCGGATGAACCCGCCCGTCTCCGAGGAGCCGCTCGACGATATCAGCGAAGAGTTCGACCTGCGCCAGGGACTGGATCGGCCGGCAATGTACACGATCCGGTCGACCTTCCGCGGCGAAAGCGCCGACTACATGCGCAACCTGTTCGCCGAGCAGAGCCGCCAGGAGCTCGAACGCGACTACCTGAATTATTACGCCGATCTCTACCCGCACATCCGCAGCGCCGGCGAGATGCAGTTGGAAGATGACGAGACCACGAACATCGTCCGGCTCACCGAACGCTATACCATCGACTCGCTGTGGACCGACGAAGAGGGGCTTGGCCACCGCTCGGCCTTCTTCTATCCGCTCGAGTTCAGCGCGTTGCTCGAAAAACCGGCGTCGCGCATCCGCACCATGCCGTTCGGGATCTCGCATCCCGTGTTCACCTCGCAAACAACCCGCGTCCTGCTGCCCGAACCCTGGCCCATCGAGCCGGACGAGGCCGTCGTCGACGACCCGGCGTTCCGGTACACGCACCGCATCGGCTACCGCGACAACGTGGTCACGATCACCCATACCCTCCAGACCAAAACCGACGCCGTGCCGGCCGACGGCGTCGCCGGCTACCTGCGCAACGTGGAGCGCGTCGAGGAAAACCTGGGGTACGAACTCACACGCGGGGGCCATCTACCGGACGGCACCTGGGCCTGGGTGTTCGGGCTGCTCGCCGGCGCCGGCCTGCTCGCCGGAACCCTCGTGTACGCCGCGCGCCGCGCGCGAAAGCGCAACGGTAAGGGGTAA
- a CDS encoding amidohydrolase family protein gives MNRTTPIARLLGLLTLSIVLAMPAGAQDTPADTSKKAKKELPLEAARTIAFSTDEGTWMSVDVSPDGQTILFDLLGDLYTIPIAGGKATPVTQGMAFDGQPRYSPDGNRILFTSDRSGGDNLWYIDLATKDTVQITKGNGSIYLSPDWTPDGAYVVASRGESRLGVVKLWMGHIDGGTGKILIDKPETLKTVGAAVTPDGRYIWYASRTGNWQYNAAFPQYQLGVYDRETGKTFARTSRYGSAIRPTLSPDGKWLVYGTRHEDQTGLRLRELATGEERWLAYPVQRDDQESIGDRDALPGMAFTPDSRELVASYGGKLWRIPVAGGRPIAVPFEVDVAAGVGPRLAFDYRIVDEPTFTVRQIQNAAPSPDGARLAFGALDRLYVAAYPGGTPARLTNAAFIEAQPAWSPDGRWIAYVSWEGMGGHVYKMRADGQGQPVKLTRVPAVYQEPAWSPDGKRIVVVSGPAHAYVESNDPVTPQASTDLAWVPAEGGDVTFIAPADGRSHPHFVSGSDRIYLHHDARGLVSIRWDGTDEKAHVKVTGNTRPGAKEPNAASMTLMAPAGDRALAQVNNDLYVVTVPMLGGETPAISVASPESALFPVRKLTDIGGQFPVWSADGRAVHWSIGNAHVVYDLDRAKAVEDSLAAAKKAGLPADTSATAIKAYKPAEARVLIQAPRDIPQGVALLRGARVVTMRGDEVIENGEVLIRNNRIAGVGPAGSQQAPADARVIDLAGKTIVPGFVDTHAHMWPTWGIHKPEVWMYLANLAYGVTTTRDPQTSSTDVLTYGDLVTANTILGPRIYSTGPGVFGDYVEDPIRDLDHARSVLKRYSDYYDTKTIKMYMAGNRQQRQWLVMAAKEQGLMPTTEGGLMLKYNLTMMIDGYPGQEHSFPIYPIYKDVVQLTAQTGITYTPTLLVTYGGPFGENYYYALEHPHDDAKLRRFTPHEVIDASTRRRNAGWFMAEEFAFPEHAAGAKAIVEAGGRVGIGSHGQLQGLGYHWELWSVQSGGMREHDALRVATLYGAEAIGLGKDLGSIEAGKLADLVVLDANPLDDIRNSNTVRMVMKNGRLYDGDTLDEVWPNAHTQPAPFQDDPPAGLEAGSR, from the coding sequence ATGAACCGCACGACCCCAATCGCCCGCCTCCTCGGCTTGCTGACGCTCTCGATCGTTCTGGCGATGCCCGCCGGAGCCCAGGACACGCCGGCGGACACCTCAAAAAAAGCCAAAAAGGAGCTGCCGCTCGAAGCGGCGCGAACGATCGCCTTCTCCACCGACGAAGGGACCTGGATGTCGGTCGATGTGAGTCCGGACGGCCAGACGATCCTGTTCGATCTGCTCGGCGATCTCTACACGATCCCCATCGCCGGCGGCAAGGCGACCCCCGTCACGCAGGGCATGGCCTTCGACGGGCAGCCGCGCTACAGTCCGGACGGCAACCGGATCCTGTTTACATCGGATCGCAGCGGAGGGGACAACCTCTGGTACATCGACCTCGCGACGAAGGATACGGTCCAGATCACGAAGGGGAATGGCTCGATCTATCTGTCGCCCGACTGGACGCCGGACGGCGCCTATGTCGTGGCCTCGCGCGGCGAGAGCCGGCTCGGCGTGGTCAAGCTCTGGATGGGACATATCGACGGGGGGACGGGGAAGATCCTGATCGATAAGCCGGAAACGCTCAAGACGGTCGGGGCCGCCGTCACGCCGGATGGACGCTACATCTGGTACGCCTCGCGCACGGGCAACTGGCAATACAACGCCGCCTTCCCCCAGTATCAACTGGGCGTGTACGACCGGGAGACGGGCAAGACGTTCGCCCGCACCTCGCGGTATGGCTCTGCCATCCGCCCGACGCTGTCGCCGGACGGAAAATGGCTGGTGTACGGCACGCGCCATGAGGACCAGACCGGATTGCGTCTCCGCGAACTCGCGACGGGTGAGGAGCGCTGGCTCGCGTATCCCGTCCAGCGGGACGACCAGGAATCTATCGGCGACCGCGACGCGCTGCCCGGAATGGCGTTTACGCCGGATTCGCGCGAACTGGTCGCTTCGTATGGCGGCAAGCTGTGGCGGATCCCGGTGGCCGGCGGCCGGCCGATTGCCGTGCCGTTCGAGGTCGATGTCGCCGCCGGCGTCGGCCCACGGCTGGCGTTCGATTACCGGATCGTCGACGAGCCGACCTTCACGGTGCGCCAGATCCAGAACGCAGCGCCCTCGCCCGACGGCGCGCGGCTCGCATTCGGCGCGCTCGACCGGCTGTATGTGGCAGCGTATCCCGGCGGGACGCCGGCTCGCCTCACGAACGCGGCCTTTATCGAAGCGCAGCCCGCGTGGTCGCCGGACGGCCGCTGGATCGCCTATGTGTCGTGGGAGGGCATGGGAGGCCATGTGTACAAGATGCGCGCGGACGGGCAGGGGCAGCCGGTGAAGCTGACGCGCGTGCCGGCGGTCTATCAGGAGCCGGCGTGGTCGCCCGATGGCAAACGGATCGTCGTGGTGAGCGGCCCGGCCCACGCGTATGTCGAGTCGAACGATCCGGTAACGCCGCAGGCATCCACCGACCTGGCGTGGGTGCCGGCGGAGGGCGGCGACGTCACGTTTATCGCGCCGGCGGACGGGCGCAGCCACCCGCACTTCGTCTCCGGGTCGGATCGCATCTACCTCCACCACGACGCGCGGGGCCTCGTTTCGATCCGGTGGGACGGGACCGACGAAAAAGCGCACGTCAAGGTGACCGGCAACACGCGACCGGGCGCCAAGGAGCCCAACGCGGCTTCGATGACCCTGATGGCTCCCGCCGGCGATCGCGCCCTGGCGCAGGTCAACAACGACCTCTACGTCGTCACCGTCCCGATGCTGGGCGGCGAGACGCCGGCTATCTCCGTCGCCTCGCCGGAAAGCGCGTTGTTTCCGGTGCGCAAGCTGACGGATATCGGCGGCCAGTTCCCGGTCTGGAGCGCCGATGGCCGCGCGGTGCACTGGTCCATCGGCAACGCGCACGTCGTGTACGATCTCGACCGCGCGAAGGCCGTGGAGGACAGCCTGGCGGCGGCCAAAAAGGCGGGTCTGCCCGCAGATACCTCGGCGACGGCCATCAAGGCGTACAAGCCGGCGGAGGCGCGGGTACTCATCCAGGCGCCGCGTGATATCCCGCAGGGCGTCGCGCTCCTTCGCGGCGCGCGTGTCGTGACCATGCGCGGCGATGAGGTCATCGAAAACGGCGAGGTCCTCATCCGCAACAACCGCATCGCCGGCGTGGGGCCCGCCGGAAGCCAGCAGGCGCCGGCCGATGCGCGGGTGATCGATCTGGCCGGCAAAACGATCGTGCCCGGTTTCGTCGACACCCACGCGCACATGTGGCCCACCTGGGGGATCCATAAACCCGAGGTGTGGATGTACCTGGCCAACCTCGCCTACGGCGTGACCACGACCCGCGACCCGCAGACGTCGAGCACCGACGTGCTGACCTACGGCGATCTCGTGACCGCCAACACGATCCTGGGGCCTCGCATCTATTCCACGGGCCCGGGCGTGTTCGGCGATTATGTGGAGGATCCGATTCGGGACCTCGATCATGCCCGCAGCGTGCTCAAGCGCTACAGCGACTACTACGACACGAAGACGATCAAGATGTACATGGCCGGCAACCGCCAGCAGCGGCAATGGCTCGTCATGGCGGCGAAGGAGCAGGGTCTGATGCCCACGACCGAGGGTGGCCTGATGCTCAAGTACAACCTGACGATGATGATCGACGGCTACCCGGGCCAGGAGCACTCGTTTCCGATCTATCCGATCTACAAGGATGTCGTTCAGTTGACGGCGCAGACCGGGATCACGTATACGCCCACGCTGCTGGTGACGTACGGCGGACCGTTTGGCGAAAACTACTATTACGCCCTCGAACACCCGCATGACGATGCCAAGCTACGCCGGTTCACGCCCCATGAGGTGATCGATGCCTCCACGCGCCGGCGGAACGCCGGCTGGTTCATGGCGGAAGAATTCGCCTTCCCCGAACACGCCGCCGGGGCGAAGGCGATCGTGGAAGCGGGGGGCCGCGTCGGGATCGGGAGCCACGGCCAGTTGCAAGGGCTGGGATACCACTGGGAGCTGTGGTCGGTGCAGTCCGGCGGCATGCGCGAGCACGACGCGCTGCGGGTCGCCACCCTCTACGGGGCCGAGGCGATCGGGCTGGGGAAAGACCTGGGGTCGATCGAGGCCGGCAAGCTGGCCGATCTGGTCGTGCTCGACGCCAACCCGCTCGACGACATCCGGAATTCCAACACCGTCCGGATGGTGATGAAAAACGGCCGGCTCTACGACGGCGATACGCTCGACGAGGTCTGGCCGAATGCCCACACCCAGCCCGCTCCGTTCCAGGACGACCCGCCGGCCGGCCTCGAAGCGGGCAGCAGGTGA
- a CDS encoding TIGR04283 family arsenosugar biosynthesis glycosyltransferase has protein sequence MKNRVDTLPVDFEARTAAGALRLSVVIPTLNEAARIGRLVEHLRRHADARLEDILVVDADSADGTASVADLAGARVIRSDTRCRAAQMNLGARMAGGNVLYFVHADALPPASFLDAIERALAQGRPMGCFRMAFDTAHPLLRVNAYCTRFDLPFCRGGDQTLFVTASLFEATGGYDEAHVIMEEYDWLRRARERAPFAILPETVTVSARKYRDASYLRVNLANACVYTLYAMGISTPRLRRLYRRLLHRYRSGAT, from the coding sequence ATGAAAAATCGGGTTGATACGTTACCTGTTGATTTTGAAGCCCGTACGGCGGCCGGCGCGCTCCGTCTGAGCGTCGTCATTCCTACGCTCAACGAAGCGGCCCGGATTGGCCGGCTCGTCGAGCACCTGCGCCGGCATGCCGATGCGAGGCTGGAGGACATCCTCGTCGTCGACGCCGACAGCGCGGACGGCACCGCGTCCGTGGCCGATCTGGCCGGCGCCCGGGTCATCCGAAGCGACACCCGGTGCCGGGCGGCGCAGATGAATCTGGGCGCCCGGATGGCGGGCGGGAATGTCCTCTACTTCGTGCATGCGGACGCGCTCCCGCCGGCATCGTTCCTCGACGCCATCGAACGCGCGCTGGCGCAGGGCCGGCCGATGGGCTGTTTCCGGATGGCGTTCGACACGGCCCATCCCCTGCTTCGCGTCAACGCGTATTGCACGCGGTTCGATCTCCCGTTCTGCCGCGGCGGCGACCAGACGCTTTTCGTCACCGCATCGCTTTTCGAGGCGACCGGCGGGTACGACGAAGCGCATGTCATCATGGAGGAGTACGACTGGCTGCGCCGCGCGCGCGAACGCGCGCCCTTCGCCATCCTCCCGGAAACCGTGACCGTCTCCGCCCGCAAATACCGCGACGCCAGCTACCTGCGCGTCAATCTGGCCAACGCGTGCGTCTATACGTTGTACGCGATGGGGATTTCCACCCCGCGGCTGCGCCGCCTGTACCGCCGGCTGCTGCATCGGTATCGTTCCGGCGCCACCTGA